One genomic window of Providencia hangzhouensis includes the following:
- the envZ gene encoding two-component system sensor histidine kinase EnvZ → MKRLRFSRRSTFSRSLFLFVALLFASLVTSYMVVLNFVVMPSLQQFNKVLAYEVRTLMTEKMVLQDGTSVRVSPALRKKIYNELGITFYAHSAAMEEGLNWAKEYDFLSEHMSEYIGGKASVHLELGREYPILWLTSYLAPDIWVRVPLTEIGQNQFSLVFRYTLTIFLTIFAGVWLYIRYQNKPLLELEYHAGEVGKGVILPPMQEKGATEVRAAIRSFNHMAAGIKTLENDRTVLMAGVSHDLRTPLTRIRLATEMMSPEDSYLAESINKDIEECDAIIGQFMSYLKTGQEMDMEFCDLNAILMEAVNSESNVIGEIETALEPGSMIVNGNPLAIKRAITNMIVNAYRYGNGWIKVSSGKTEDSVWFQVEDDGAGIKEEDIHRLFQPFVQGEKARSNKGTGLGLAIIRRIVDAHEGSIEIHKSERGGFAIRALLPLKEKED, encoded by the coding sequence ATGAAGCGACTGAGGTTTTCAAGGCGTAGTACATTTTCTCGCTCGTTATTTTTATTTGTAGCCTTACTGTTTGCGAGTCTCGTGACCAGTTATATGGTCGTGTTGAATTTTGTTGTAATGCCTAGCTTACAGCAATTCAACAAGGTACTGGCATACGAAGTAAGAACATTAATGACAGAGAAAATGGTTCTACAAGATGGAACCTCAGTGCGGGTATCTCCCGCGTTGCGTAAGAAAATCTACAATGAATTAGGAATTACCTTTTATGCACATTCAGCGGCGATGGAAGAAGGACTGAATTGGGCAAAAGAGTATGATTTTCTAAGTGAACATATGTCGGAATATATTGGTGGTAAGGCGAGTGTTCACCTTGAATTAGGCCGAGAATACCCCATTCTATGGCTAACGTCTTATCTCGCACCTGATATTTGGGTGCGAGTTCCACTGACTGAAATCGGCCAAAATCAGTTCTCCCTTGTTTTTCGCTATACATTAACAATTTTTCTCACCATTTTTGCAGGGGTATGGTTGTATATACGCTACCAGAACAAGCCGTTGCTTGAATTGGAATACCACGCAGGTGAAGTCGGCAAAGGGGTAATTTTACCCCCAATGCAGGAAAAAGGCGCCACTGAGGTTAGAGCTGCTATTCGTTCTTTTAACCACATGGCTGCAGGGATTAAAACCTTAGAAAATGACCGAACTGTCTTAATGGCAGGGGTAAGTCATGACCTAAGAACTCCCTTAACCCGTATTCGTTTAGCGACAGAAATGATGAGCCCAGAAGATAGCTATCTGGCTGAATCTATTAATAAAGATATTGAAGAATGTGATGCGATCATCGGCCAATTCATGTCTTATCTGAAAACAGGTCAAGAAATGGATATGGAATTCTGTGACCTTAACGCTATTTTAATGGAAGCGGTGAACTCAGAAAGTAATGTCATCGGTGAAATTGAAACCGCACTTGAGCCTGGCTCAATGATTGTTAATGGTAACCCATTAGCAATTAAACGCGCGATTACCAATATGATTGTTAACGCTTACCGCTATGGTAATGGCTGGATCAAAGTCAGTAGTGGAAAAACGGAAGACTCCGTTTGGTTCCAAGTCGAAGATGACGGTGCAGGTATCAAAGAAGAAGACATTCATCGCCTGTTCCAGCCATTTGTACAGGGTGAAAAAGCTCGTAGCAACAAAGGCACAGGGCTAGGGCTAGCGATTATTCGTCGAATTGTTGATGCTCACGAAGGGAGCATTGAGATTCATAAAAGTGAGCGTGGCGGGTTTGCTATTAGGGCTTTGCTTCCTCTTAAAGAGAAAGAAGACTAA
- the pstS gene encoding phosphate ABC transporter substrate-binding protein PstS, protein MKMTRTTLASVMAATLSLTAMSSFAATSLTGAGATFPAPVYAKWADSYQKETGNKVNYQGIGSSGGVKQINAKTVDFGASDAPLTDEKLKEDGLFQFPTVIGGVVLAVNVKGIESGQLTLDGNTLGDIYLGKITKWNDPAIAKLNPNVSLPDQAIAVVRRSDGSGTTFVFTSYLAKVSASWKSDVGAGSTVNWPKNSVGGKGNDGVAAFVQRLPGSIGYVEYAYAKQNNLAYTKLISADGEAVSPTGESFSAAAKKVDWSKSFAQDLTNRDGANAWPITSTTFILVHKQQANAEKGKAVLDFFNWAYDKGGKQAEALDYAILPQEVVTAVRAAWKTEVKDSQGKALF, encoded by the coding sequence ATGAAAATGACGCGTACCACCTTAGCAAGCGTAATGGCAGCAACTTTATCTCTGACTGCAATGTCTTCTTTTGCTGCTACCAGCCTGACCGGAGCTGGCGCGACCTTTCCTGCTCCTGTTTATGCGAAGTGGGCAGATTCTTATCAGAAAGAAACAGGTAATAAAGTAAACTATCAGGGGATTGGTTCTTCTGGTGGTGTCAAACAAATCAATGCAAAAACAGTTGATTTCGGTGCATCTGATGCCCCATTAACTGATGAAAAATTAAAAGAAGATGGCTTGTTCCAGTTCCCAACTGTTATCGGTGGTGTGGTACTGGCTGTTAATGTAAAAGGAATTGAGTCAGGGCAACTGACTTTAGATGGCAACACATTAGGCGACATCTATTTAGGTAAAATTACCAAATGGAATGACCCAGCAATCGCTAAATTGAACCCAAATGTTAGTTTGCCAGACCAAGCTATCGCAGTTGTTAGACGTTCTGACGGTTCTGGTACCACGTTCGTATTCACCAGCTACCTTGCTAAAGTCAGTGCAAGCTGGAAATCAGACGTTGGCGCGGGTTCTACCGTTAACTGGCCGAAAAATAGCGTAGGTGGTAAAGGTAATGATGGCGTTGCAGCTTTCGTACAGCGTCTACCAGGTTCTATCGGTTATGTTGAATATGCATACGCAAAACAGAACAACCTTGCGTATACTAAATTAATCTCTGCTGATGGCGAGGCGGTTTCACCAACGGGTGAAAGTTTCAGTGCCGCAGCGAAGAAAGTTGACTGGTCTAAATCTTTTGCACAAGATTTAACAAACCGTGATGGCGCGAATGCATGGCCGATTACTTCAACCACATTTATCTTAGTTCACAAGCAGCAAGCGAATGCGGAAAAAGGCAAAGCGGTTCTTGACTTCTTCAACTGGGCTTATGATAAAGGTGGTAAACAAGCGGAAGCGTTAGATTACGCAATTTTACCTCAAGAAGTCGTGACCGCAGTACGTGCAGCATGGAAAACAGAAGTTAAAGATAGCCAAGGTAAAGCATTATTCTAG
- the pstC gene encoding phosphate ABC transporter permease PstC, with translation MAEKTTAFRAPSKSGDVIFSALVKIAALITLLMLGGIIISLIFASWPSMQKFGFSFLWTKEWDAPAEEFGALVPIYGTIVTSLIALIIAVPVSFGIALFLTELAPNWLKRPLGIAIELLAAIPSIVYGMWGLFVFAPLFAEYFQEPVGNVMSSVPIVGELFSGPAFGIGILAAGIILAIMIIPYIASVMRDVFEQTPVMMKESAYGIGCTTWEVIWNIVLPYTRNGVIGGVMLGLGRALGETMAVTFVIGNTYQLDSASLFMPGNSITSALANEFAEAESGLHTSALMELGLILFVITFIVLAISKLMVMRLAKNEGR, from the coding sequence ATGGCCGAGAAAACAACGGCATTTAGAGCTCCCAGCAAATCAGGTGATGTGATTTTTAGTGCACTGGTAAAGATTGCCGCGCTCATCACTTTGTTAATGCTCGGAGGCATTATTATTTCCCTTATTTTTGCATCTTGGCCAAGTATGCAAAAGTTTGGGTTTTCGTTTTTGTGGACCAAAGAATGGGATGCACCGGCTGAAGAATTCGGTGCTCTTGTGCCTATTTACGGCACTATCGTTACATCGTTAATTGCTCTGATTATCGCCGTTCCTGTTAGTTTTGGTATAGCACTGTTCCTAACAGAACTGGCACCCAATTGGTTAAAACGTCCTCTTGGTATCGCGATTGAACTTCTTGCTGCTATCCCAAGTATCGTTTATGGGATGTGGGGGTTATTTGTCTTTGCTCCTCTGTTTGCAGAATATTTCCAAGAGCCAGTTGGTAATGTGATGTCGAGTGTGCCGATTGTCGGTGAATTATTTTCAGGGCCTGCATTCGGGATAGGTATTTTAGCAGCGGGGATTATCCTCGCGATTATGATTATTCCCTACATTGCGTCAGTGATGCGCGATGTATTTGAACAAACGCCTGTGATGATGAAAGAGTCAGCTTACGGCATTGGTTGTACGACATGGGAAGTGATTTGGAATATCGTGCTGCCGTATACCCGCAATGGGGTAATCGGTGGAGTGATGTTAGGCCTTGGCCGTGCATTGGGTGAAACCATGGCGGTGACGTTCGTGATTGGTAATACTTACCAACTTGATAGCGCATCACTGTTTATGCCAGGTAACAGTATCACCTCGGCACTGGCAAATGAATTTGCGGAAGCAGAGAGCGGTTTACATACCTCGGCCTTGATGGAACTTGGACTTATCCTGTTTGTTATCACTTTTATTGTGTTAGCGATTTCCAAGTTGATGGTCATGCGTCTTGCGAAGAATGAGGGCCGTTAA
- the pstA gene encoding phosphate ABC transporter permease PstA codes for MSISQPIAVNEKERARRQAWRRQVNRMALFVSMLTMAFGLFWLVWILFSTVTKGIDGMSLNLFTEMTPPPNTEGGGLANAIVGSGLLILWATVIGTPLGILAGIYLAEYGRKSWLASVTRFINDILLSAPSIVVGLFVYTIVVAQMQHFSGWAGVVALALLQIPIVIRTTENMLKLVPDSLREAAYALGTPKWKMILSITLKASVSGIITGILLAIARIAGETAPLLFTSLSNQFWSTDMSEPIANLPVTIFKFAMSPFSEWQELAWAGVLLITLCVLLINIIARVVFAQKKH; via the coding sequence ATGTCGATATCTCAACCTATCGCAGTGAATGAAAAAGAACGAGCACGCCGTCAAGCGTGGCGTCGTCAAGTTAACAGAATGGCTCTATTTGTCTCAATGTTAACCATGGCTTTCGGCTTGTTCTGGTTAGTGTGGATTTTGTTTTCTACAGTCACTAAAGGGATTGATGGCATGTCCCTCAATCTGTTTACTGAAATGACTCCACCACCGAATACTGAAGGTGGCGGGCTGGCAAATGCCATCGTAGGTAGTGGTTTATTAATCTTATGGGCGACAGTTATTGGTACGCCTTTAGGGATTTTAGCGGGAATTTATTTAGCAGAATATGGCCGTAAGTCATGGCTAGCTTCAGTCACCCGATTTATTAATGACATTTTATTATCAGCTCCGTCTATCGTTGTAGGGCTGTTTGTGTACACCATTGTGGTTGCTCAAATGCAGCACTTCTCGGGTTGGGCTGGGGTTGTGGCGCTTGCATTGCTGCAAATTCCAATTGTTATCCGAACCACTGAAAACATGTTGAAATTAGTTCCGGATAGCTTACGTGAAGCCGCTTATGCACTTGGCACACCAAAATGGAAAATGATTTTATCTATTACGCTAAAAGCATCTGTGTCAGGGATTATCACTGGGATCTTGCTTGCAATTGCGCGTATTGCTGGGGAAACCGCACCGCTTCTGTTTACTTCTCTGTCAAATCAGTTCTGGAGTACGGATATGAGCGAACCAATTGCTAACTTACCGGTGACAATCTTCAAATTTGCAATGAGCCCATTCTCCGAATGGCAAGAGCTTGCATGGGCAGGGGTTCTGTTAATTACCCTATGTGTCCTGCTCATTAACATCATTGCACGTGTTGTGTTCGCACAGAAAAAACACTAA
- the pstB gene encoding phosphate ABC transporter ATP-binding protein PstB: MINANDIANSKIKVRDLNFYYGKFHALKNISLDIEKNKVTAFIGPSGCGKSTLLRTFNKMYELYGEQRAEGEILLDGQNILTDKQDIALLRAKVGMVFQKPTPFPMSIYDNIAFGVRLFEKLSRVEMDERVQWALTKAALWNETKDKLHQSGYSLSGGQQQRLCIARGIAIRPEVLLLDEPCSALDPISTGRIEELISELKSEYTVVIVTHNMQQAARCSDYTAFMYLGELVEFNHTDKMFTTPEMKQTEDYITGRYG, encoded by the coding sequence ATGATTAATGCAAACGATATTGCAAATAGTAAAATTAAAGTACGTGACCTCAACTTCTATTATGGCAAGTTTCACGCACTGAAAAATATCTCTTTAGACATTGAAAAAAATAAAGTCACTGCGTTTATCGGCCCATCAGGCTGTGGTAAATCGACGTTACTACGTACCTTCAATAAAATGTATGAATTGTATGGTGAACAGCGCGCAGAAGGTGAAATTTTACTGGATGGTCAAAATATCCTGACAGATAAACAAGATATCGCGTTATTGCGTGCGAAAGTCGGAATGGTTTTCCAAAAACCAACACCATTCCCGATGTCAATCTACGATAATATTGCATTTGGTGTGCGTTTATTTGAAAAATTATCTCGTGTAGAAATGGATGAACGTGTGCAGTGGGCGTTAACAAAGGCTGCATTATGGAATGAAACCAAAGATAAGCTACACCAAAGTGGTTATAGCTTGTCGGGTGGGCAGCAACAGCGTCTCTGTATTGCTCGTGGTATTGCTATTCGTCCAGAAGTTTTATTGTTGGATGAGCCCTGTTCTGCTCTTGACCCAATTTCAACCGGTCGAATTGAAGAACTGATTAGTGAATTAAAGTCAGAATACACCGTGGTAATTGTTACCCACAATATGCAACAAGCAGCACGCTGTTCTGACTATACGGCTTTCATGTATTTAGGGGAGTTAGTTGAGTTTAATCATACTGACAAAATGTTTACTACCCCAGAAATGAAGCAAACTGAAGATTATATTACTGGCCGCTACGGTTGA
- the phoU gene encoding phosphate signaling complex protein PhoU, with amino-acid sequence MDTLNHNKHISGQFNAELEHIHTELMTMGGLVEEQLTKAITAMHNQDEALAREVIENDHKVNMMEVAIDEECVKIIAKRQPTASDLRLIMAISKTIAELERIGDVADKICQTALEKFSHQHQPLLVSLESLGRHTVQMLHDVLDAFARMDLEEAIRIYREDEKVDQEYEGIVRQLMTYMMEDPRTIPSVLTALFCARSIERIGDRCQNICEFIFYYVKGQDFRHVGGDSLEKMLTNK; translated from the coding sequence ATGGATACGCTGAATCACAACAAACATATATCGGGGCAGTTCAATGCTGAACTGGAACATATCCATACTGAATTGATGACGATGGGGGGGCTGGTCGAAGAACAGCTTACCAAAGCCATTACGGCCATGCATAATCAGGATGAAGCCTTAGCGCGTGAAGTTATCGAAAATGACCATAAAGTCAATATGATGGAAGTGGCCATTGATGAAGAATGCGTTAAGATCATCGCGAAACGCCAACCAACGGCGAGTGATTTGCGCCTGATTATGGCAATTTCAAAAACCATTGCTGAGCTGGAAAGAATCGGCGATGTTGCAGACAAAATTTGCCAAACTGCATTGGAAAAATTCTCTCATCAACATCAGCCCCTGTTAGTGAGCTTAGAATCATTAGGCCGCCATACAGTGCAAATGCTACATGACGTATTAGATGCATTCGCACGAATGGATCTCGAAGAAGCCATTCGTATTTACCGTGAAGATGAGAAAGTTGACCAAGAGTATGAGGGCATCGTACGCCAATTGATGACCTATATGATGGAAGACCCTCGGACGATCCCAAGTGTATTAACGGCATTGTTCTGCGCACGTTCAATTGAGCGCATCGGTGACCGCTGCCAAAATATCTGTGAGTTTATTTTCTACTATGTGAAGGGGCAGGATTTCCGTCATGTGGGTGGGGATAGTCTTGAAAAGATGCTAACGAACAAATAA
- a CDS encoding ABC transporter substrate-binding protein, producing MKARILTTVLLTGLALTANVASADKLDDIKQAGVIRISVFDSNPPFGFIDPQTKKLAGYDVDIAQEIADGLGVKLELRPTNPANRIPLLTSGKVDLIGANFTITDERAKQVDFSIPDFATGQKFIARKGVLKTPDDIKPLRIGADKGTVQEVTLRERFPETKVISYDDTPQAFAALRNGNVQAITQDDAKLVGLLGNLPEKVKADFEISPFSLTKEYQALAASKGETRLVENVNETLLKLEKDGKAEVIYNRWFGPDTKAAQPRGDFKFAPLSEQQPQS from the coding sequence ATGAAAGCTCGTATTCTAACGACTGTTTTACTTACAGGTTTAGCGCTGACAGCGAATGTCGCTAGCGCAGATAAATTAGATGATATCAAACAAGCGGGTGTGATCCGCATTTCAGTATTTGATAGTAACCCACCATTTGGTTTTATTGACCCACAAACTAAAAAATTAGCGGGTTATGATGTTGATATTGCGCAAGAAATTGCAGATGGCCTAGGGGTAAAACTTGAGCTTCGTCCAACTAATCCAGCAAATCGCATTCCACTTCTAACTTCAGGAAAAGTTGACTTGATTGGTGCTAACTTCACCATTACAGATGAACGCGCAAAACAAGTTGATTTCTCAATTCCTGATTTTGCGACAGGCCAAAAATTTATTGCCCGTAAAGGCGTATTAAAAACACCTGACGACATCAAACCACTGCGTATTGGCGCAGACAAAGGTACTGTGCAGGAAGTGACTTTGCGTGAGCGGTTCCCTGAGACTAAAGTGATTTCTTATGACGATACCCCACAAGCTTTCGCTGCACTGCGTAATGGTAACGTCCAAGCTATCACACAAGATGATGCAAAACTGGTGGGCTTATTAGGTAATTTACCTGAAAAAGTGAAAGCAGATTTTGAGATTTCCCCATTTAGCCTGACGAAAGAATACCAAGCATTGGCAGCAAGCAAAGGTGAAACGCGTTTGGTTGAAAACGTCAACGAAACACTGTTGAAACTGGAGAAAGACGGTAAAGCCGAGGTGATCTATAACCGTTGGTTTGGGCCAGATACCAAAGCCGCACAGCCACGCGGAGACTTTAAATTCGCACCACTGAGTGAGCAACAGCCACAGTCTTAA
- a CDS encoding amino acid ABC transporter permease gives MFEKFLNGDFWSAHFLAPQYLEWFGYGFLITIWISICTIVAATVLGFIVASAKDSQIALVRWAVSIYISIFRNTPLLVQLFFWYFASGEILPSAVMEWLNTPHEVHLLGITVGWPSFEFLAGFIGLTLYTVPFIAEEIRAGIRGVRQGQKYAAFALGLTSWQAMKLVVLPQAVKIAMPPLLGQYMNVVKNSSLTMAIGVAELSYVSRQVDSQTLQTFAAFGVATVLYIAIIAVMEGWGQWRQQRNLAQGV, from the coding sequence ATGTTTGAAAAATTTTTAAATGGTGATTTTTGGTCTGCCCATTTCTTGGCACCGCAGTATTTAGAATGGTTTGGCTACGGCTTTTTGATCACTATTTGGATCTCGATTTGTACCATTGTTGCAGCCACTGTATTGGGTTTTATAGTTGCATCAGCAAAGGATAGCCAAATTGCTCTTGTGCGTTGGGCTGTGAGTATCTACATCTCTATTTTCAGAAATACGCCTTTGTTGGTGCAGTTATTCTTTTGGTATTTCGCTTCTGGTGAAATTTTACCCTCTGCTGTAATGGAATGGCTCAATACTCCCCATGAAGTCCATTTACTTGGAATCACAGTGGGTTGGCCGTCATTTGAATTTTTAGCCGGTTTTATTGGTTTGACCCTTTATACCGTGCCGTTTATCGCTGAAGAAATTCGTGCTGGGATCCGTGGCGTTCGTCAGGGGCAAAAATATGCGGCGTTTGCTTTAGGGCTAACCTCATGGCAGGCCATGAAATTGGTGGTATTACCGCAAGCCGTTAAAATCGCGATGCCTCCACTACTGGGCCAATATATGAATGTGGTAAAAAATTCATCATTAACGATGGCGATAGGCGTCGCAGAACTGTCTTATGTCTCCCGCCAGGTTGATAGCCAGACACTGCAAACCTTTGCTGCATTTGGTGTGGCAACCGTTTTGTATATTGCCATTATTGCGGTAATGGAAGGTTGGGGCCAGTGGCGTCAACAGCGTAATTTGGCTCAGGGGGTATAA
- a CDS encoding amino acid ABC transporter permease: MDFSIIEQNWQYLLFGTFPDGPLEGAALTLVISLLAGAASIVLGTLGGIALAMLRGFWVNLFAAILGFFRAIPVIMLIFWTYFLLPILLGMEIPGIATVVCALALITSAYLAHAVKAGILAIGAGQWQAGLSLGFSRWQVLWNVVLPQALRMMVPSFINQWVALIKDTSLAYVVGVAELSFLATQVNNREMVYPLEVFLFVAFIYFVMCFAVEIIANRVATKLSAQHQPQKMAAKHRLLFWRRQKLLALS; the protein is encoded by the coding sequence ATGGATTTTTCGATTATTGAGCAGAATTGGCAATATTTATTGTTTGGTACTTTTCCGGATGGGCCACTTGAAGGCGCTGCACTGACGTTAGTCATTAGTTTACTTGCCGGTGCGGCTTCTATTGTATTAGGAACATTGGGCGGAATAGCTTTAGCCATGCTGCGGGGCTTCTGGGTTAACCTATTTGCTGCGATTTTAGGTTTCTTCCGTGCAATTCCGGTCATTATGTTAATTTTTTGGACCTATTTTCTGTTGCCAATCTTATTGGGTATGGAAATTCCGGGTATTGCAACAGTCGTCTGTGCATTGGCATTAATTACTTCTGCATATTTGGCTCATGCCGTGAAAGCTGGCATTTTAGCGATAGGAGCAGGGCAGTGGCAGGCAGGATTATCCTTGGGGTTTAGCCGCTGGCAGGTATTGTGGAATGTCGTATTGCCACAGGCCTTACGTATGATGGTTCCTTCATTTATTAACCAGTGGGTAGCATTAATTAAAGATACCTCATTAGCCTATGTTGTTGGTGTTGCGGAGCTTTCTTTTTTAGCAACCCAAGTGAATAACCGTGAAATGGTTTATCCTCTCGAAGTTTTCTTATTCGTAGCATTTATTTATTTTGTGATGTGTTTTGCGGTAGAAATTATTGCGAATAGGGTGGCGACAAAGTTGAGTGCGCAACATCAACCTCAAAAAATGGCTGCGAAACATCGTTTATTGTTTTGGCGCCGACAAAAACTGTTAGCACTTTCCTAA
- a CDS encoding NCS2 family permease, with protein MSNQSSSSAQPQGLFQRVFKLQEHGTTARTEVVAGFTTFLTMVYIVFVNPQILSVAGMDIKAVFVTTCLIAAIGSILMGLLANLPIAVAPAMGLNAFFAFVVVGAMGYSWQVAMGAVFWGAVGLFILTLFRIRYWIIANIPLSLRVGITSGIGLFIAMMGLKNSGIIVANPDTLVSIGNLTHHNVWLGALGFFIIAILAARNIHAAVLVSIAVTTLIGLALGDVKYSGIFSMPPSVTSVVGQVDFAGSLDLALSGVIFAFMLVNLFDSSGTMIGVTDKAGITNERGTFPRMKQALYVDSLSSVAGSAMGTSSVTAYIESSSGVSVGGRTGLTAIVVGILFLLTMFISPLAGMVPAYATAGALIYVGVLMTSSLTRVKWDDLTESVPAFITAVMMPFSFSITEGIALGFIAYCAMKIGTGRWRDLGLCVILVAAMFLLKMVLVDA; from the coding sequence ATGAGTAATCAATCTTCTAGCTCGGCACAACCGCAGGGCTTGTTTCAGCGTGTTTTTAAATTGCAAGAGCACGGCACGACAGCACGGACAGAAGTTGTTGCAGGCTTCACCACCTTCCTAACGATGGTATATATCGTTTTTGTTAACCCTCAAATTCTCTCAGTTGCAGGCATGGATATCAAAGCTGTATTTGTCACCACCTGTTTGATTGCGGCTATTGGTAGTATTTTGATGGGGCTGTTGGCAAATTTACCGATTGCAGTAGCACCTGCTATGGGGCTGAATGCTTTTTTTGCTTTCGTTGTAGTTGGCGCGATGGGCTATTCATGGCAAGTTGCAATGGGGGCCGTATTTTGGGGGGCAGTCGGGTTATTTATTCTGACATTATTCCGTATCCGTTATTGGATTATCGCCAATATCCCGCTTAGTCTTCGCGTCGGGATCACCAGTGGTATCGGCCTATTTATTGCGATGATGGGGCTGAAAAACTCCGGTATCATTGTCGCTAACCCAGACACGTTAGTCTCTATCGGTAATTTGACTCACCATAATGTTTGGCTGGGAGCCCTCGGGTTCTTTATTATTGCAATCTTAGCGGCTCGTAATATTCATGCCGCGGTATTAGTTTCTATTGCAGTGACCACCTTGATTGGTTTGGCTTTGGGGGATGTGAAATATTCTGGAATATTCTCAATGCCGCCAAGTGTCACGAGTGTCGTCGGGCAGGTTGATTTCGCTGGCTCTTTAGACTTAGCGTTATCCGGTGTGATTTTTGCCTTTATGTTAGTAAACCTGTTTGACTCATCAGGCACCATGATAGGTGTGACTGACAAAGCTGGTATCACAAATGAACGCGGAACTTTCCCACGGATGAAGCAAGCGTTATATGTGGACAGCTTGAGCTCTGTTGCAGGTTCAGCGATGGGGACATCTTCTGTCACCGCCTATATTGAAAGTTCTTCTGGTGTTTCTGTTGGTGGGCGTACAGGTTTAACTGCGATTGTCGTTGGTATTCTATTTCTATTGACCATGTTTATCTCACCTCTTGCCGGTATGGTTCCTGCTTATGCAACTGCGGGTGCCTTGATTTACGTGGGCGTGTTGATGACTTCAAGTTTAACCCGCGTGAAATGGGATGACTTAACTGAGTCTGTACCCGCATTTATTACCGCAGTGATGATGCCATTTAGCTTCTCAATCACAGAAGGTATCGCACTAGGCTTTATTGCGTACTGTGCAATGAAAATTGGTACAGGCCGCTGGCGTGATTTGGGGCTGTGTGTGATTTTAGTGGCGGCGATGTTTCTACTAAAAATGGTGCTCGTCGACGCCTGA
- the yihI gene encoding Der GTPase-activating protein YihI, producing MNAPKKPAAKPKKKYRKTKEEINAEGRERKREKKHRGHKSGSRNQESASNNAKGGISTTTDPRIGSKKPIPLVVDDNKPVARPVVKEMPVAKEKLTPEKELEMLESDDRLDSILARLEDGETITAQEQQYVDTCLDRIDELMNILGIEYSEEEEEEDEEKLDDIMRILKSK from the coding sequence ATGAATGCACCAAAAAAACCGGCTGCTAAGCCAAAGAAAAAATACCGTAAAACTAAAGAAGAGATAAATGCGGAAGGCCGTGAGCGTAAGCGCGAGAAAAAACATCGTGGTCATAAATCTGGTAGCCGTAACCAAGAATCTGCTTCTAACAATGCTAAAGGTGGGATATCTACCACCACAGACCCGCGTATTGGTAGCAAAAAACCGATTCCATTAGTTGTGGATGATAACAAACCTGTAGCGCGTCCAGTGGTGAAAGAGATGCCAGTCGCTAAAGAAAAATTGACGCCAGAAAAAGAGTTGGAAATGCTAGAAAGCGATGACCGCCTAGATAGCATTTTGGCGCGTCTGGAGGATGGCGAAACTATCACTGCGCAAGAACAGCAGTATGTTGATACCTGTTTAGACCGTATTGATGAACTGATGAATATTCTCGGTATTGAATATAGCGAAGAAGAAGAGGAAGAAGACGAAGAAAAACTTGATGACATTATGCGCATCTTAAAAAGTAAATAA